A stretch of the Candidatus Latescibacterota bacterium genome encodes the following:
- the tadA gene encoding Flp pilus assembly complex ATPase component TadA translates to MESKVISVFLEKLGEDLVERGVITTSQLEQARQEREGSGENLGEVLVRLGFSNQQKINKYIGDGLDIPSIELAHYDIDSAIAEMIEEDTARKYRIIPMFEIEDVITIAMVDPFDIFAIEKMQGITGKIIEPVLASESDVLNAIDSFWGEKNRLDEFMDELAIDTGSDGSNDPADETGNSDAEVDDRPIIKLVDSIFSDAVLKGASDIHIEPESDLVRIRYRIDGVLQDISKVDYGHHAAISTRIKYMAKMDIGQRRVPQDGKIHQSIEKRKIDFRVSTYPVVYGEKIVLRILDLKSVRVKLDDLGFDGEVIDDYREIAGLSNGVVLVTGPTGSGKTTTLYATLNG, encoded by the coding sequence ATGGAATCGAAAGTAATATCGGTATTTCTTGAAAAACTGGGCGAAGATCTGGTAGAGAGGGGAGTTATTACTACAAGCCAGCTTGAGCAGGCACGTCAGGAGAGGGAGGGCTCAGGGGAGAACCTTGGTGAGGTGCTGGTCCGGTTGGGTTTTTCCAATCAGCAGAAGATCAACAAGTACATCGGAGACGGTCTTGATATACCTTCGATAGAGCTTGCACATTATGATATCGATTCAGCCATAGCCGAAATGATCGAGGAAGACACAGCTCGTAAATACAGGATAATCCCAATGTTCGAGATAGAAGATGTCATCACCATCGCGATGGTCGATCCGTTCGATATCTTCGCAATCGAGAAAATGCAGGGGATAACAGGAAAGATTATCGAGCCGGTACTGGCAAGTGAAAGTGATGTGTTGAACGCTATAGATTCGTTCTGGGGGGAGAAGAACCGGCTTGATGAGTTCATGGATGAACTCGCTATAGATACAGGAAGTGATGGGAGCAATGATCCGGCGGATGAAACAGGGAATTCGGATGCTGAAGTCGATGACAGGCCGATAATAAAGCTTGTCGATTCTATCTTCAGTGACGCGGTCCTGAAGGGAGCCAGTGATATACACATCGAGCCTGAATCTGATCTTGTCAGGATAAGATACAGGATAGACGGTGTATTACAGGATATTTCAAAAGTGGATTACGGACACCATGCCGCTATCAGTACGAGGATCAAGTACATGGCAAAGATGGATATCGGTCAGCGGAGAGTGCCGCAGGATGGCAAGATCCACCAGTCGATAGAAAAGCGAAAGATCGATTTCAGAGTCTCGACATACCCCGTGGTCTATGGTGAGAAGATAGTGCTCAGAATACTGGATCTAAAATCCGTAAGGGTGAAGCTGGATGACCTCGGCTTTGACGGTGAAGTGATTGACGACTACCGTGAGATAGCGGGGTTGAGTAACGGAGTAGTCCTGGTCACAGGTCCTACCGGGAGCGGTAAGACTACGACTTTGTACGCTACACTCAACGGGAT
- the pilO gene encoding type 4a pilus biogenesis protein PilO: MRLVSDKVVVRKISIALIVVAVLVIVFMFAEHSPGARRIRVLKNRCERLEEQTHLLVTVDLPQKQGEMSLASDVDTLWEKFRSPHEILLNKIPIAAEQGDFLNTICQIAKADEFEIVSMKSGDIDICKGFSTIQILVDIRCRFEKLGEFLKSIEDMERLVRVDRFEIRSDEFRTGVVVASLVITGYIRPDNL, encoded by the coding sequence ATGAGACTCGTCTCAGACAAAGTAGTAGTGAGGAAAATATCGATAGCTCTGATCGTTGTCGCCGTTCTCGTGATTGTATTTATGTTCGCGGAACATTCTCCCGGAGCAAGAAGGATCAGGGTGTTGAAGAATAGATGCGAGAGGCTGGAAGAACAGACCCACCTGCTTGTTACTGTAGATCTGCCCCAAAAGCAGGGAGAGATGTCCCTGGCCTCTGATGTAGATACACTCTGGGAGAAATTCCGGAGCCCTCATGAAATCCTTCTCAACAAGATACCGATAGCCGCTGAACAAGGCGACTTTCTGAATACTATCTGTCAAATAGCAAAAGCCGACGAGTTCGAGATTGTATCCATGAAATCAGGCGATATAGATATTTGTAAGGGATTCTCGACGATTCAGATCCTGGTAGACATCAGATGCCGATTCGAAAAACTGGGAGAGTTTCTTAAGAGTATAGAAGATATGGAAAGGCTAGTTCGAGTAGACAGATTCGAGATCAGATCGGATGAATTCAGAACAGGTGTCGTTGTCGCGAGTCTGGTGATCACCGGATATATACGTCCAGACAACTTATGA
- the pilM gene encoding pilus assembly protein PilM — translation MRLLKSRNTMLGLDISPRAVKLIEMERVNGTKKVLSHAISEWDGQDDPGLDQLEGGLLKKLVLENNIHTKKVVTIVPHKDLTERFVELPFSAGNKMGEYVKWEIPKHINYPVEEATYDYICADSSQREKCEVHLAITRKDSVDRIVSIIRDAGLIPEVIETRSTALHRLVKQNPEWMTKTVTLLDIEYRWTSMLVISEGTLRMSRRIENGKRDIVTSIAVLSGCELDEAENLLMDLGFDEKVLEGESVDPTSREFNVYSAIERPVDRMLADMKRSYEFYKAQYGIENDPDLILISGETSCIPNLDRFISMKTGNKANVIRIEDLSGLQIDGKELQVGSFTIALGLAMR, via the coding sequence GTGAGGCTCCTTAAGTCAAGAAATACGATGCTGGGATTGGATATCAGTCCTCGAGCAGTGAAACTTATAGAGATGGAGAGGGTCAACGGGACAAAGAAGGTCCTCAGTCATGCGATAAGTGAGTGGGATGGTCAGGATGATCCTGGTCTCGACCAGTTGGAGGGTGGTTTGCTGAAAAAGCTGGTATTGGAAAACAATATCCACACGAAGAAGGTAGTTACGATTGTTCCGCATAAGGACCTTACGGAACGGTTTGTTGAACTTCCCTTTTCTGCCGGAAACAAGATGGGTGAATATGTGAAATGGGAAATCCCCAAACATATTAATTATCCTGTCGAAGAAGCTACCTATGACTATATATGCGCAGATTCTTCTCAGAGGGAGAAATGCGAGGTCCATCTCGCAATCACGAGAAAAGATTCCGTCGACAGGATCGTGTCGATCATCAGAGACGCCGGGCTGATCCCTGAAGTCATCGAGACTAGGTCCACCGCGCTTCACAGGCTTGTTAAGCAGAATCCCGAGTGGATGACAAAGACTGTGACTCTGTTGGATATCGAATACAGATGGACCTCTATGCTGGTAATAAGTGAGGGCACATTGAGAATGTCGAGAAGGATCGAAAATGGGAAAAGGGACATTGTGACTTCTATAGCCGTGCTGTCGGGCTGTGAGCTTGATGAAGCAGAAAATCTACTGATGGACCTTGGTTTTGATGAAAAAGTCCTTGAAGGTGAAAGTGTAGATCCTACATCCAGGGAGTTTAATGTCTACTCGGCCATTGAGAGACCGGTCGATAGAATGCTGGCTGACATGAAGAGATCATATGAATTCTATAAGGCGCAATATGGGATCGAAAACGATCCGGATCTGATTCTTATTTCGGGTGAGACATCCTGCATCCCGAATCTCGACAGATTTATCAGTATGAAAACGGGTAATAAAGCAAACGTGATAAGGATCGAGGATCTTTCAGGCCTGCAGATAGATGGGAAAGAACTTCAGGTCGGTTCATTCACAATAGCACTGGGATTGGCAATGCGATGA
- a CDS encoding type II secretion system GspH family protein, producing the protein MNRGMTLVELMIGVTILGIISLTSFPVIVDLLSSVWLTQEKASVNNVGRKVLAAMSDEIRQAVATQSEFRPWVSPDGSTIRFYRTAVSGDSIRYYFGPDDGSVYLFRSVGASPGEYVPSYAREEVDYISGSFSVDAGTTGYSQDGRVSMEIQIRREIGIEPETAEYQLSVFCRSYR; encoded by the coding sequence ATGAACAGGGGAATGACTCTGGTGGAACTGATGATAGGGGTGACGATACTGGGAATTATATCTCTTACATCATTCCCGGTCATAGTAGATCTCCTTTCCTCGGTCTGGTTGACACAGGAGAAGGCAAGTGTAAACAATGTTGGCCGGAAAGTGCTGGCAGCGATGTCTGATGAGATACGCCAGGCAGTCGCAACTCAATCCGAGTTTCGTCCGTGGGTAAGCCCCGATGGTTCGACAATCAGGTTCTACAGGACAGCAGTCTCAGGTGATTCGATAAGATATTATTTTGGGCCGGATGATGGAAGCGTTTATCTGTTCAGGTCGGTGGGCGCGTCCCCCGGTGAATATGTACCTTCATATGCTCGTGAAGAAGTCGATTATATCAGTGGATCATTCTCGGTAGATGCTGGAACTACCGGATATTCTCAGGATGGCCGTGTATCCATGGAAATCCAGATCAGAAGAGAAATAGGGATAGAACCAGAGACTGCGGAATATCAGTTGTCTGTATTTTGCAGGAGTTACAGATAG
- a CDS encoding prepilin-type N-terminal cleavage/methylation domain-containing protein: protein MTTYGLWENRKGNDRSGINRAKETGFSLIELIITIAILGLIAYFFSVMQSSILTAASGDDQLTDAVKLAEGKMEVAIQAGTGIQPQDWTADGDLEWKRDVSVLKLDEGAPTLVEVRVSVRKGQSIVCSLFTHIAE from the coding sequence ATGACAACGTATGGACTTTGGGAGAATAGAAAAGGGAATGACCGGAGCGGAATAAATCGAGCCAAAGAAACCGGGTTTTCACTTATTGAATTGATCATTACGATCGCGATCCTCGGTCTGATCGCCTATTTCTTCTCGGTGATGCAGTCAAGCATCCTGACTGCCGCAAGTGGAGATGATCAGCTGACGGATGCGGTCAAGCTGGCTGAAGGGAAAATGGAGGTAGCGATCCAGGCAGGCACCGGGATCCAGCCTCAGGACTGGACGGCAGATGGAGATCTTGAATGGAAGAGGGATGTCTCTGTCCTAAAATTAGATGAGGGAGCCCCGACACTGGTAGAGGTTAGAGTTTCGGTGAGAAAGGGACAGAGTATCGTCTGCTCTCTGTTCACTCATATTGCTGAATAG
- a CDS encoding type II secretion system GspH family protein produces MTMMTLDNRGVALVTLIIVLAVFGTIALSVQVMIGQSAVSGVVELERARALYLAEAGVNDSFWELKYSGKLYGPPEQDFGVIDARSVSFESGVSAYYLSADSAEVIYGRGSVNGLERDVAVGIVSGSASTEYLLYQISNGGLSIGSRATLSGSVFCRGDFMIMTPTGTDPAYLEIFVGPGGSAYYADGSPLDHTELDPVPSPPVFATSIYDALIARAADTGLSGPLNWGDTELGDTVFIDGSLSLKHHGDLTKEGSYSVLVVSGNISISHHCTVEDDIFIIAGGNISINGTSTRIGDTTGRSGNVLYSSTGTVTIGANAVANGTILTPFRCTLEERSEFNGLIYAGDRVSVSDRVTFNGAIWTEEFSSGEIGERCNISENQSYLPASMPMGLTAPGGGGEGETSFAGRWWELRGQG; encoded by the coding sequence ATGACCATGATGACTCTCGATAACAGGGGAGTCGCTCTGGTAACTCTTATAATCGTGCTGGCAGTCTTCGGGACTATTGCTTTGTCTGTACAGGTGATGATCGGACAAAGTGCCGTTTCGGGGGTCGTAGAGCTGGAAAGAGCCAGAGCTCTCTATCTCGCGGAGGCTGGTGTCAATGATTCGTTCTGGGAATTGAAATATTCCGGGAAGCTATATGGGCCTCCAGAACAGGATTTCGGAGTGATAGACGCGAGGAGCGTCTCGTTCGAGTCCGGTGTATCGGCTTACTATCTTTCGGCTGACAGCGCGGAAGTCATCTATGGAAGAGGGTCTGTGAATGGTCTCGAAAGGGATGTCGCGGTCGGGATAGTCTCAGGTTCAGCTTCGACGGAGTACTTGCTATACCAGATCTCGAATGGTGGGCTGTCGATCGGATCCAGGGCAACTTTGAGTGGTTCGGTGTTCTGCAGAGGAGACTTTATGATCATGACCCCGACCGGAACAGATCCAGCGTATCTCGAGATCTTCGTCGGTCCCGGGGGGAGCGCATATTACGCGGATGGTTCTCCGCTGGATCATACGGAACTCGACCCGGTACCATCCCCTCCGGTCTTCGCCACGTCGATTTATGATGCTCTTATCGCGAGAGCTGCCGATACGGGCCTGTCAGGCCCATTGAACTGGGGAGATACGGAACTGGGAGATACTGTATTCATAGACGGGTCTTTGTCGTTGAAACATCATGGTGACCTGACAAAGGAAGGTTCATATTCAGTCCTCGTCGTCAGCGGAAACATTTCGATATCGCATCATTGCACAGTGGAAGACGATATATTCATAATCGCCGGTGGAAACATAAGTATAAACGGAACGAGTACAAGAATAGGTGACACGACTGGCAGAAGCGGGAATGTCCTTTATTCCTCGACAGGAACTGTGACAATCGGAGCCAATGCTGTTGCTAACGGCACGATACTGACTCCGTTCAGGTGTACGCTCGAAGAGAGGTCAGAATTCAACGGACTGATCTACGCGGGTGACAGGGTCAGTGTGTCCGACCGTGTGACGTTCAACGGAGCGATATGGACGGAGGAGTTCTCGTCGGGCGAAATAGGAGAGAGATGCAATATCAGTGAGAACCAGTCGTATCTGCCTGCTTCCATGCCGATGGGATTGACTGCGCCTGGAGGCGGAGGAGAGGGAGAGACAAGTTTTGCGGGCAGATGGTGGGAACTGAGGGGACAAGGATGA
- a CDS encoding type II secretion system GspH family protein translates to MRRKKNNGGWTLIELVIVIVILGLIAAVTVPAYMNMTDSAEINACQAAQATIRSSVSIYYAKHKGVLPDNLTTSMFMNAQIPLCSTTGTISYTKTTDSTFTVSCSVTDHNTAVSSP, encoded by the coding sequence ATGAGAAGAAAAAAGAATAACGGAGGCTGGACTCTGATAGAACTGGTCATAGTGATCGTGATACTTGGCCTCATCGCCGCTGTCACAGTTCCAGCATACATGAATATGACTGATAGCGCCGAGATCAACGCCTGTCAGGCTGCCCAGGCCACCATACGGTCGTCAGTTAGTATTTATTATGCAAAACACAAGGGTGTCCTTCCCGATAATCTTACGACATCGATGTTCATGAACGCGCAGATACCCTTATGTTCGACAACTGGGACAATAAGTTACACAAAGACAACCGACAGCACCTTTACGGTCTCGTGCAGTGTGACTGATCACAATACAGCGGTGAGTAGTCCATAG